In Synechococcus sp. KORDI-52, one genomic interval encodes:
- the infB gene encoding translation initiation factor IF-2, which yields MTSSGKVRIYELSKDLGLENKDVLDAAEKLSIAAKSHSSSISDAEAGKIRSMLGKGVNGAKPSAAAPSKPAAGKSILSVKKAAPAAPSKPTPGVNQSAPAKPVAAKPQLVAKPQAAPKPPTAATPKPAISKPAAAPAKASATPARPAAPQKPAAAPARAMATAAKPVPRPAAAPTPRPAAAKPQAVSKPQAAKPELVGKPKAAAKPTAPTPRPTPARPTPRPAGTGSPSRPTPGQQKPQIIRAGAPSRPGAPTRAGAPAKPGSPSRPTPRPELVGKPVPRRPAGTGVPQRQGGPSRPGAPTRQGRPGMPPRSGNTLELVGKPIRRDGSTTGGGRPGASGGTTRPGAPTRPGMPAGMRKPVAPGELMQLQKPVGRPVAPAPRRPDAPTKAGAGAGTATPPVARPNAPSAPRRPSFRPGGPGGQRRPGRPDWDDSAKLEALRSRSPQKQRQKVHIIGENDDSLAAQTGGFAGEQENMVLSASLARPAKPKSQQRTAPKPVAAMRKRRKETARQRQRRRAMELRAAREAKQVRPEMIVVPEDNLTVQELADMLSVESSEIIKSLFFKGIIATVTQTLDMPTIEAVAEEFGVPVLQDDVEEAAKKTVEMIEEADKAHLIRRPPVVTVMGHVDHGKTSLLDAIRQARVAAGEAGGITQHIGAYQVEIEHNNEARKLTFLDTPGHEAFTAMRARGTKVTDVAVLVVAADDGVRPQTLEAISHARAAEVPIVVAINKIDKEGSSPERVKQELSEQNLLAEDWGGDVVMVPVSAIKGENIDKLLEMLLLVTEVEDLQANPDRLARGTVIEAHLDKAKGPVATLLVQNGTLKTGDVVAAGPVLGKVRAMVDDNRQRLKEAGPSFAVEALGFSEVPTAGDEFEVYPDEKSARAVVGDRASDARATRLAQQMASRRVSLTAMSGQANDGELKELNLILKADVQGSVEAILGSLEQLPKDEVQVRVLLSAPGEITETDVDLAAASGAVIVGFNTSMASGAKKAADATGVDVRDYDVIYKLLEDIQMAMEGLLEPELVEEALGEAEVRAVFTIGKSAVAGCYVTTGKLHRNCRVRVHRGKQVVYEGDLDSLRRNKDDVKEVATGFECGVGTDRFANWEEGDRIEAFKMVTQRRKLTT from the coding sequence ATGACCAGCAGCGGCAAAGTCAGAATTTACGAGCTGTCCAAGGACCTCGGCCTTGAGAACAAGGACGTGCTGGATGCGGCTGAAAAGCTGTCGATCGCTGCGAAAAGCCACAGCAGCTCGATCAGTGACGCCGAAGCCGGCAAGATCCGTTCGATGCTTGGCAAGGGCGTGAATGGTGCGAAGCCGAGCGCAGCGGCACCGAGCAAACCTGCAGCAGGGAAATCCATCCTGTCGGTGAAGAAGGCAGCCCCAGCCGCACCGAGCAAGCCAACCCCTGGCGTGAACCAGTCCGCACCGGCAAAGCCTGTGGCAGCCAAACCCCAGTTGGTGGCCAAACCGCAAGCGGCCCCGAAACCACCCACAGCAGCAACACCCAAACCAGCCATCAGCAAACCGGCGGCGGCTCCTGCGAAAGCGTCGGCAACTCCTGCACGGCCTGCTGCACCCCAGAAGCCTGCCGCAGCCCCGGCACGAGCAATGGCGACAGCGGCCAAGCCTGTGCCTCGGCCTGCTGCCGCCCCCACGCCACGGCCAGCAGCCGCGAAGCCTCAGGCCGTCAGCAAGCCTCAAGCAGCCAAACCGGAATTGGTGGGCAAGCCCAAAGCGGCCGCCAAACCGACCGCTCCCACGCCACGGCCCACTCCGGCTCGCCCGACCCCGCGGCCAGCGGGAACTGGAAGTCCCTCACGCCCCACCCCGGGCCAGCAGAAACCCCAGATCATCCGTGCCGGCGCTCCCTCACGGCCGGGTGCTCCAACCCGCGCCGGCGCCCCCGCCAAGCCCGGTTCACCCTCACGCCCCACACCCAGACCTGAACTGGTGGGCAAGCCGGTGCCGCGCCGGCCGGCCGGCACCGGTGTGCCGCAACGCCAAGGCGGTCCAAGCCGACCTGGAGCCCCCACCCGACAGGGTCGCCCAGGAATGCCCCCGCGAAGTGGCAACACCCTCGAACTGGTCGGCAAGCCAATTCGTCGCGACGGCAGCACCACTGGCGGTGGACGACCAGGTGCATCCGGGGGGACCACCCGACCCGGAGCTCCGACCCGTCCGGGAATGCCCGCTGGAATGCGCAAACCGGTGGCTCCCGGTGAGCTCATGCAGCTTCAGAAGCCGGTCGGCCGGCCCGTCGCACCAGCCCCCCGCCGGCCCGACGCACCCACCAAAGCCGGCGCAGGAGCGGGAACAGCCACCCCACCTGTGGCACGTCCCAATGCCCCCTCGGCTCCCCGCCGTCCCAGCTTCCGTCCGGGCGGCCCCGGAGGCCAACGACGTCCCGGACGTCCCGACTGGGATGACAGCGCCAAGCTGGAGGCCTTGCGCAGCCGCTCGCCACAGAAGCAGCGCCAGAAGGTACACATCATCGGCGAGAACGATGATTCCCTGGCAGCACAAACCGGTGGCTTCGCCGGCGAACAGGAGAACATGGTTCTCTCGGCGAGCCTGGCTCGTCCCGCCAAGCCCAAATCGCAGCAGCGCACGGCACCCAAGCCGGTTGCGGCAATGCGCAAGCGCAGAAAGGAAACAGCCCGTCAACGGCAGCGCCGTCGTGCCATGGAACTGCGGGCAGCCCGGGAAGCAAAGCAGGTGCGGCCCGAGATGATCGTGGTGCCGGAGGACAACCTCACGGTGCAGGAGCTGGCGGACATGCTGAGCGTCGAAAGCTCAGAGATCATCAAATCCCTGTTCTTCAAGGGAATCATCGCCACGGTCACCCAGACCCTTGACATGCCCACGATCGAGGCCGTTGCCGAGGAATTCGGCGTACCGGTGCTCCAGGACGACGTGGAGGAGGCAGCAAAGAAGACCGTCGAAATGATCGAGGAAGCCGACAAGGCTCACCTGATCCGTCGTCCACCCGTGGTCACCGTGATGGGCCACGTCGATCACGGCAAAACCAGCCTGCTGGATGCCATTCGCCAGGCCCGCGTCGCTGCAGGCGAGGCCGGCGGCATCACCCAGCACATCGGCGCTTACCAGGTTGAAATCGAGCACAACAACGAAGCGCGCAAACTCACCTTCCTGGACACTCCAGGCCACGAGGCATTCACCGCCATGCGGGCCCGCGGCACCAAGGTGACCGACGTGGCCGTGCTGGTGGTTGCTGCTGATGACGGGGTCCGTCCTCAGACCCTGGAAGCCATCAGCCATGCCCGGGCCGCTGAAGTTCCGATCGTGGTGGCGATCAACAAAATTGATAAGGAGGGTTCATCGCCCGAACGGGTGAAGCAGGAGCTGTCTGAACAGAACCTGCTGGCGGAAGACTGGGGTGGAGATGTGGTGATGGTGCCCGTGAGCGCCATCAAGGGCGAGAACATCGACAAGCTGCTGGAGATGCTGCTGCTGGTCACCGAAGTGGAGGACCTGCAGGCGAATCCGGATCGTCTGGCCCGCGGCACCGTGATCGAGGCACACCTCGACAAGGCCAAAGGTCCTGTGGCCACGCTGCTGGTGCAGAACGGCACCCTCAAGACCGGCGACGTGGTCGCCGCTGGTCCGGTGCTGGGCAAGGTTCGAGCCATGGTGGACGACAACCGCCAACGTCTCAAGGAAGCCGGTCCTTCCTTTGCCGTGGAGGCTTTGGGATTCAGCGAGGTGCCCACAGCCGGTGATGAATTTGAGGTGTACCCCGACGAGAAGTCAGCCCGGGCAGTGGTGGGCGATCGTGCCTCCGATGCCCGTGCCACCCGTCTCGCACAGCAGATGGCGTCACGACGGGTCTCCCTCACGGCCATGTCCGGCCAGGCCAATGACGGCGAACTCAAGGAGCTCAACCTGATCCTCAAGGCTGACGTTCAGGGCTCTGTGGAAGCCATCCTCGGATCGCTCGAGCAGCTACCGAAAGACGAGGTTCAGGTGCGCGTTCTGCTGTCTGCGCCTGGCGAGATCACAGAAACAGACGTCGACCTGGCGGCCGCTTCCGGTGCGGTGATCGTGGGCTTCAACACCTCCATGGCTTCTGGTGCCAAGAAAGCAGCGGATGCCACCGGCGTGGACGTGCGTGATTACGACGTGATCTACAAGCTTCTGGAAGACATCCAGATGGCCATGGAAGGTCTTCTGGAGCCGGAATTGGTGGAGGAAGCCCTGGGCGAAGCCGAGGTGCGCGCGGTCTTCACCATCGGCAAGAGCGCCGTCGCTGGCTGTTACGTCACCACCGGCAAACTCCATCGCAACTGCCGGGTGCGGGTGCACCGTGGGAAACAGGTGGTCTACGAAGGGGATCTCGACTCCCTGCGTCGCAACAAAGACGACGTCAAGGAGGTGGCCACGGGCTTCGAGTGCGGTGTCGGCACCGATCGGTTCGCCAACTGGGAAGAAGGCGATCGCATTGAAGCCTTCAAGATGGTGACCCAACGCCGCAAACTCACCACCTGA
- a CDS encoding YlxR family protein — protein sequence MSERPVLRRCVACRQLLDRRQLWRVIRDHQDGVLLDAGMGRSAYLCPEDNCLEEATRRKRLQKALRCQVPETVFAMLKQRLNQTTGESAEAD from the coding sequence GTGAGTGAGCGCCCCGTCCTGCGTCGCTGCGTGGCCTGCCGCCAACTCTTGGATCGCCGCCAGTTATGGAGGGTGATCCGCGACCATCAGGACGGAGTTCTTCTCGATGCAGGGATGGGCCGATCGGCCTATCTCTGCCCCGAGGACAACTGCCTTGAGGAGGCAACCCGTCGCAAACGTCTGCAGAAAGCCCTGCGCTGTCAGGTGCCCGAAACCGTGTTTGCGATGTTGAAACAGCGGCTCAACCAGACCACTGGTGAATCCGCTGAGGCAGACTGA
- the nusA gene encoding transcription termination factor NusA has product MALVLLPGLSNLIDDISEEKKLPPQVVEAALREALLKGYERYRRTLYIGISEDPFDEEYFSNFDVGLDLEEEGYRVLASKIIVDEVESEDHQIAIAEVMQVADDAQVGDTVVLDVTPEKEDFGRMAAATTKQVLAQKLRDQQRRMIQEEFADLEDPVLTARVIRFERQSVIMAVSSGLGRPEVEAELPRRDQLPNDNYRANATFKVFLKEVSEVPRRGPQLFVSRSNAGLVVYLFENEVPEIQEGSVRIVAVAREANPPSRSVGPRTKVAVDSIEREVDPVGACIGARGSRIQQVVNELRGEKIDVVRWSQDPGQYIANSLSPARVEMVRLVDPVGQHAHVLVPPDQLSLAIGREGQNVRLAARLTGWKIDIKNSTEYDQEAEDAVVAELISQREEEEALQQQAEERLAAEQAARAEEDARLRELYPLPEDDEDYGDEKPEQEFSEEESAEVEAGAETAADATDATVEADADPDQEQVR; this is encoded by the coding sequence ATGGCTCTCGTCCTGCTTCCCGGTCTCAGCAACCTGATCGACGACATCAGTGAAGAGAAGAAGCTGCCGCCCCAGGTGGTGGAGGCAGCCTTGCGTGAGGCCCTGCTGAAGGGCTATGAGCGCTACCGGCGCACCCTTTACATCGGAATCAGCGAAGACCCCTTTGATGAGGAGTACTTCAGCAATTTCGACGTCGGCCTCGACCTGGAGGAGGAGGGCTACCGGGTTCTCGCGAGCAAGATCATTGTTGACGAGGTGGAGAGCGAAGACCACCAGATCGCCATTGCCGAGGTGATGCAGGTGGCCGATGATGCCCAGGTGGGCGACACCGTGGTTCTGGATGTCACCCCGGAGAAAGAGGATTTCGGCCGCATGGCCGCTGCCACCACCAAGCAGGTGCTGGCCCAGAAGCTGAGGGATCAGCAACGCCGGATGATCCAGGAGGAGTTCGCTGATCTGGAAGATCCGGTGCTGACGGCCCGCGTGATCCGCTTCGAACGCCAGTCCGTGATCATGGCGGTCAGCTCGGGGCTGGGCCGACCTGAAGTCGAAGCCGAACTCCCCCGTCGCGACCAGCTGCCCAACGACAACTACCGCGCCAACGCCACCTTCAAGGTCTTCCTCAAAGAGGTGAGCGAAGTTCCCCGGCGGGGGCCGCAGCTGTTCGTCAGCCGATCCAATGCCGGTTTGGTGGTTTACCTGTTCGAGAACGAAGTTCCCGAAATTCAGGAGGGATCCGTTCGGATCGTGGCCGTGGCCCGCGAAGCCAATCCCCCCTCCCGTTCGGTGGGCCCCCGCACCAAGGTGGCCGTCGACAGCATTGAACGTGAAGTCGACCCCGTCGGCGCCTGCATCGGCGCCCGTGGTTCCCGGATCCAGCAGGTGGTGAACGAACTGCGTGGGGAAAAAATCGATGTCGTCCGCTGGTCCCAGGATCCAGGCCAGTACATCGCCAATTCCCTGAGCCCCGCTCGCGTGGAAATGGTGCGCCTCGTGGATCCCGTGGGCCAGCACGCCCACGTGCTGGTGCCCCCCGATCAGCTGAGTCTGGCCATCGGTCGCGAAGGCCAGAACGTGCGTTTGGCCGCCCGACTCACCGGCTGGAAAATCGACATCAAAAACTCCACCGAGTACGACCAGGAGGCCGAGGATGCCGTCGTAGCGGAGTTGATCTCCCAACGGGAGGAGGAGGAAGCGCTCCAGCAGCAAGCCGAGGAACGACTGGCCGCCGAACAGGCCGCTCGGGCGGAAGAGGATGCCCGTCTGCGGGAGCTGTATCCGCTGCCCGAAGACGACGAGGACTACGGCGACGAGAAACCCGAGCAGGAGTTCTCTGAAGAGGAGTCTGCTGAGGTGGAAGCCGGCGCCGAAACCGCAGCTGATGCCACAGACGCAACGGTTGAAGCCGATGCAGATCCCGATCAGGAGCAGGTCCGGTGA
- the rimP gene encoding ribosome maturation factor RimP encodes MPHPLLPDLETLATDVAASQGFDLCGIQLLTHMSPMTLEVQIRHSSGSDVSLDDCAGFSGVLGDALEASSLLTDAYVLEISSPGIGDQLSSDRDFETFRGFPVEVHHRDKDDSEQRLEGLLLERNADTLQINIRGRIKRIPRDGVIGVRLTSPGG; translated from the coding sequence TTGCCTCATCCTCTGCTTCCGGATCTCGAAACGCTGGCCACCGATGTGGCCGCCAGCCAGGGCTTTGACCTTTGCGGCATTCAGCTGCTCACCCACATGAGCCCGATGACCCTGGAAGTGCAGATCCGCCACAGCAGCGGATCAGATGTGAGCCTCGACGACTGCGCGGGTTTCAGTGGCGTGCTGGGAGATGCCCTTGAGGCCTCTTCCCTGCTCACTGACGCGTATGTTCTGGAGATCAGCAGTCCCGGAATCGGCGACCAGCTGTCCAGCGATCGCGACTTTGAGACCTTCCGGGGCTTCCCCGTGGAGGTGCATCACCGCGACAAGGACGACAGCGAGCAACGTCTGGAGGGCCTTCTGCTCGAACGCAATGCCGACACGCTGCAGATCAACATTCGCGGGCGAATCAAACGGATTCCCCGGGATGGCGTGATCGGCGTCCGCCTCACCAGTCCAGGCGGCTGA
- the grrM gene encoding cyclophane-forming radical SAM/SPASM peptide maturase GrrM/OscB, whose translation MIVSSPYVGPDLNRFGPIGLVVVQSTSLCNLDCSYCYLPDRQKKRVFDLDLLPLLMQRILESPYAGPEFSLVWHAGEPLTLPTSWYDEATAILYRSLEQFNAQGLDFTQHVQTNATLINDAWCDCFRRNRIVVGISVDGPEDIHDAHRRFRNGRGSHAMAMKGIEALHRNDVPFHCISVVTADAMEQPERMYRFFRDNGITDVGFNVEEQEGIHTTSSMQGSAMEEKYRDFLRAFWRLSEQDGYPVVLREFEQVISLIQGNARMTQNELNRPFSILSVDWEGNFSTFDPELLSVASDRYGSFNLGNLKDLSLVESTHTEQFRRLMADMTSGVDTCQKSCEYFGLCGGGNGSNKFWEHGTLASSETNACRFGTQIPTQVLLERFEEGPPLTSLTSN comes from the coding sequence GTGATCGTTTCTTCTCCCTACGTCGGGCCCGACCTCAACCGGTTCGGGCCCATCGGCCTTGTGGTTGTGCAGTCCACCTCCCTGTGCAACCTCGATTGCTCGTATTGCTATCTGCCTGATCGCCAAAAGAAGCGGGTCTTTGACCTCGATCTGCTGCCCTTGCTGATGCAGCGAATTCTGGAAAGCCCCTATGCAGGGCCAGAATTTTCGTTGGTGTGGCACGCCGGAGAACCGCTCACCCTGCCCACCAGTTGGTACGACGAAGCGACAGCGATCCTTTATCGCAGCCTTGAGCAGTTCAACGCCCAGGGGCTCGACTTCACCCAGCACGTCCAGACCAACGCCACGTTGATCAATGACGCGTGGTGCGACTGCTTCCGGCGCAACCGCATCGTGGTGGGGATCAGTGTGGATGGCCCTGAAGACATCCACGACGCCCACCGGCGCTTCCGCAACGGGCGCGGCTCCCATGCCATGGCGATGAAGGGGATTGAAGCCCTGCATCGCAACGATGTGCCCTTTCACTGCATCTCGGTGGTGACCGCCGATGCCATGGAGCAACCGGAGCGGATGTACCGCTTCTTCCGCGACAACGGCATCACCGATGTGGGCTTCAACGTTGAGGAGCAGGAGGGGATCCACACCACCTCATCGATGCAGGGCTCAGCGATGGAGGAGAAGTACCGCGACTTCCTGCGGGCCTTCTGGCGGCTCAGCGAGCAGGACGGCTATCCCGTGGTGCTGCGCGAATTCGAGCAGGTGATCAGCCTGATCCAAGGCAATGCACGGATGACCCAGAACGAGCTCAATCGCCCGTTCTCCATCCTCAGCGTGGACTGGGAAGGCAATTTCTCCACCTTCGATCCCGAGCTGCTCTCGGTGGCCAGCGATCGCTACGGCAGCTTCAACCTCGGCAATCTCAAGGATCTGTCGCTGGTGGAGTCCACCCACACCGAGCAGTTCCGTCGGCTCATGGCCGACATGACCAGCGGCGTGGACACCTGCCAAAAGAGCTGCGAATACTTCGGCCTTTGTGGCGGAGGCAACGGCAGCAACAAGTTCTGGGAACACGGCACCCTCGCCTCCAGCGAAACCAATGCCTGCCGCTTCGGCACTCAGATCCCGACTCAGGTTCTGCTGGAACGGTTTGAAGAGGGGCCTCCCCTGACGTCTCTTACGTCCAATTGA
- the grrA gene encoding GrrA/OscA1 family cyclophane-containing rSAM-modified RiPP: MKRSLIAFQALLASSAVLCQTAEASSTYTAPEQLTGQAKANSIEARIEAVRNTDWGSLLQDPEIEDELVAKSKWGNGKGKKFGNSRGKGKWGNGKSGNKWGNSRNTWGNGNYYGGWRNGGGGWKNGGGGFVNW; this comes from the coding sequence ATGAAGCGTTCTCTGATTGCTTTTCAAGCACTGCTGGCCTCCAGCGCTGTGCTCTGCCAAACCGCCGAAGCCAGCTCCACCTACACCGCTCCCGAGCAACTGACCGGCCAGGCCAAAGCCAACAGCATCGAAGCTCGGATTGAAGCCGTGCGGAACACCGACTGGGGCAGCCTGCTTCAGGATCCTGAAATCGAAGATGAGCTTGTTGCCAAGAGCAAGTGGGGCAACGGTAAGGGCAAGAAATTCGGCAACAGCCGCGGCAAAGGCAAATGGGGCAACGGAAAGAGCGGCAACAAGTGGGGCAACAGCCGTAACACCTGGGGCAATGGCAACTACTACGGCGGTTGGCGCAACGGTGGTGGCGGCTGGAAGAACGGTGGCGGCGGATTCGTCAACTGGTGA
- the grrP gene encoding extracellular substrate binding-like orphan protein GrrP, giving the protein MRALLAPAAALLALAGPVALTPQASAEGTTLKAVIFEEVKPLYQKTDAGYEGLGVDVLEQIRIQAKRRKVDYRVAKSVNDGIGAVITGKADIACGVAFNWGRSSQVSYSLPFGVGGTRLLMANDTTIDGTPASLEGQTIGVVKDSQSAKVLKSVVPGATLKSFNTPKEALDAFYSGEVPILGGGTLWLAANSRIDKTALLPFRPYGRSGISCIVNQNNGKLLSSTNIALGQMMQAYMDGDAGTRRMINRWIGPESDVGLRQEAIRSLYGLILSITAEINTPATPGI; this is encoded by the coding sequence ATGCGTGCACTTCTGGCTCCAGCGGCAGCTCTGCTTGCCCTGGCTGGCCCGGTTGCCCTTACCCCTCAAGCCTCCGCCGAGGGCACAACGCTCAAGGCGGTGATCTTTGAGGAGGTCAAGCCGCTGTATCAAAAAACAGATGCCGGCTACGAAGGCCTCGGGGTTGACGTTCTTGAACAGATCCGGATTCAAGCCAAGCGCCGCAAGGTGGACTACCGGGTGGCGAAGTCGGTGAATGACGGCATCGGCGCCGTGATCACCGGCAAAGCAGACATCGCCTGTGGCGTGGCTTTCAACTGGGGCCGCTCCAGCCAGGTGAGCTACAGCCTTCCCTTCGGCGTTGGTGGCACCCGTCTGCTGATGGCCAACGACACCACCATTGATGGAACCCCGGCCTCACTGGAGGGCCAAACCATCGGTGTGGTGAAAGACTCCCAGTCCGCCAAGGTGCTGAAAAGCGTTGTACCCGGCGCCACCCTGAAGAGCTTCAACACCCCGAAGGAAGCCTTGGACGCCTTCTACTCGGGTGAAGTTCCGATCCTTGGGGGCGGAACCCTGTGGCTGGCCGCCAACAGCCGAATCGACAAGACGGCGCTGCTGCCCTTCCGTCCCTACGGCCGCTCCGGCATCAGCTGCATCGTCAATCAAAACAATGGCAAGCTGCTCTCCTCCACCAACATCGCGTTGGGCCAGATGATGCAGGCCTACATGGATGGTGATGCGGGAACGCGCCGCATGATCAACCGTTGGATTGGTCCTGAGAGTGACGTGGGACTGCGTCAGGAGGCAATTCGATCTCTCTACGGCCTCATCCTCAGCATCACAGCAGAAATCAACACACCTGCGACACCGGGAATCTGA
- a CDS encoding trypsin-like peptidase domain-containing protein yields MAVLVAVVFLVGEGASVQALEHSFVADAVQRVAPAVVRIDTERTVERQPFDPTLLDPLLRDLLGDPPAGPERERGQGSGVVIDAKGLVLTNAHVVDRVESVSVTLADGEQRDGQVVGTDAVTDLALVRLEGDQLPPRAPLGDSEAMQVGDWAIALGTPFGLERTVTLGIVSSLHRNISSLGFADKRLELIQTDAAINPGNSGGPLVNGDGQVIGINTLVRSGPGAGLGFAIPINLARRVADQLQQQGEVVHPYIGLQLVALTPRIAREHNKDPNALVQLPERSGALVQAVLPDGPAEKAGLRRGDLLITVDERDIADPQALLEVVDAAAIDVALPLKVLRAGRELTLSVKPEPLPGMA; encoded by the coding sequence ATGGCCGTGCTGGTGGCCGTGGTTTTTCTGGTCGGTGAAGGGGCCTCAGTGCAGGCCCTCGAGCACAGCTTTGTGGCCGATGCCGTTCAGCGGGTGGCCCCGGCGGTGGTTCGTATCGACACCGAGCGCACCGTGGAACGTCAGCCGTTTGACCCCACACTGCTTGATCCCCTGCTGCGGGATCTGCTGGGCGATCCTCCGGCAGGTCCGGAGCGGGAACGGGGCCAAGGCTCCGGTGTGGTGATCGATGCCAAGGGCCTTGTGCTCACCAACGCCCATGTGGTGGATCGGGTGGAGTCCGTCAGCGTCACCCTGGCCGACGGCGAACAGCGCGATGGCCAGGTGGTGGGCACCGATGCGGTGACGGATCTGGCCCTGGTGCGTCTCGAGGGGGATCAACTGCCGCCACGGGCTCCCTTGGGTGATTCGGAAGCCATGCAGGTGGGCGATTGGGCGATCGCCCTCGGCACCCCGTTCGGATTGGAGAGAACCGTGACCCTGGGCATCGTCAGCAGCCTGCATCGCAACATCAGCAGCCTTGGCTTCGCCGACAAACGGCTGGAACTGATTCAGACCGACGCCGCCATCAACCCCGGCAATTCCGGCGGGCCGTTGGTGAACGGCGACGGTCAGGTGATTGGCATCAATACTTTGGTGCGGTCGGGCCCTGGTGCCGGCCTCGGTTTTGCCATCCCGATCAACCTGGCCCGTCGGGTTGCCGATCAGCTGCAGCAGCAGGGTGAAGTGGTGCATCCCTACATCGGGCTGCAACTGGTGGCGCTCACACCGCGTATTGCGCGCGAGCACAACAAGGACCCCAATGCCCTCGTGCAGCTGCCGGAACGCAGCGGTGCCCTGGTGCAAGCCGTGCTTCCCGATGGCCCTGCTGAAAAAGCAGGACTGCGCCGCGGCGATCTGTTGATCACAGTGGATGAGCGCGACATTGCTGACCCTCAGGCGCTGCTCGAGGTGGTGGATGCCGCCGCCATCGATGTTGCCCTGCCCTTGAAGGTGTTGCGGGCGGGCCGCGAGCTGACCCTGTCCGTCAAACCTGAGCCCCTGCCTGGGATGGCCTGA
- the rpiA gene encoding ribose-5-phosphate isomerase RpiA: MADLQTQMKQSVADAAVEQIKDGMVLGLGSGSTAALMIQGLGAKLASGELKDIVGVTTSFQGEVLAAELNIPLLSLNAVSRIDLAIDGADEVDPGFQLIKGGGACHVQEKLVAARADRFVVVVDSTKLVDRLNLGFLLPVEVLPGAWRQVKQQLEALGGSAELRMAQRKAGPVVTDQGNLVLDAKLDGGISDPVALEQTINNIPGVLENGLFVNITDEVLVGEITDGVAGVRSLEKRLS; this comes from the coding sequence ATGGCTGATCTACAGACCCAGATGAAGCAGTCGGTGGCAGATGCCGCCGTGGAACAGATCAAGGACGGCATGGTGCTGGGCCTGGGATCAGGCTCCACCGCCGCCCTGATGATTCAGGGCCTGGGGGCCAAGCTCGCCAGCGGCGAACTTAAAGACATCGTCGGTGTCACCACCTCCTTCCAGGGAGAGGTGCTGGCTGCTGAGCTCAACATCCCTCTGCTCAGTCTCAATGCCGTCAGCCGTATTGATCTGGCCATCGATGGTGCCGACGAAGTCGACCCTGGCTTCCAATTGATCAAGGGTGGTGGCGCCTGCCACGTGCAGGAAAAACTCGTGGCGGCAAGGGCGGATCGTTTTGTGGTGGTGGTGGATTCCACCAAACTGGTGGACCGTCTCAACCTTGGTTTTCTGCTGCCGGTGGAAGTGCTTCCAGGGGCCTGGCGCCAGGTGAAGCAGCAGCTGGAAGCCCTCGGGGGCAGCGCTGAGCTGCGCATGGCCCAGCGCAAGGCCGGCCCTGTGGTCACCGATCAGGGCAACCTGGTGCTGGACGCCAAACTTGACGGCGGCATCAGCGATCCAGTGGCCTTGGAGCAGACGATTAACAACATTCCCGGTGTGCTTGAGAACGGCCTGTTCGTCAACATCACCGATGAAGTTCTGGTCGGCGAGATCACCGATGGCGTTGCGGGTGTCCGCAGCCTGGAGAAGCGCCTCAGCTAA